From the genome of Cytophagia bacterium CHB2:
AGAGACGCTGGGCAATTTCTTTGTTGGACAACCCCTCAGCAATCACATTAATGATTTCCAATTCACGTGTGGTCAGCTTGACGGGGCTTGGCGGGATTCTCGGCAGGCGTTCAGCGGCCAGCTCCGCGATGCGTGAAAAGAGTGAGGCCGCCATCTGGGGCGAAACGACCGACTCTCCGCAGTGAACCGAGCGAATGGTTTCAACCAGATAGTCAAACGAGGCTTCTTTCAAAACATATCCCGCAGCCCCCGCCTCGATGCACGCCATGATTTCGCCGGTCAAATCGACCATGCCGAGAATGATCACTTTGGCCTCCGGCAAATCCCGGCGCAACTCTTGTGTCACCTCGATGCCATTTTTTCCCGGCATGCCAATATCAATAAGCACGATCTCCGGGCGCAAGTTTTTGATTTGTTCTAACGCCTTGCGCCCGCTTGCCGCCGCGCCAATGACAATAATATCCTCCTGCTCCGCCAGCATGGAAACCAGGCCTTCACGCAACAAGCGATTGTCATCGAC
Proteins encoded in this window:
- a CDS encoding response regulator transcription factor yields the protein MQKLIRVFIVDDNRLLREGLVSMLAEQEDIIVIGAAASGRKALEQIKNLRPEIVLIDIGMPGKNGIEVTQELRRDLPEAKVIILGMVDLTGEIMACIEAGAAGYVLKEASFDYLVETIRSVHCGESVVSPQMAASLFSRIAELAAERLPRIPPSPVKLTTRELEIINVIAEGLSNKEIAQRLSIEAQTVKNHIHNILDKLHLHTRLETVEYARERNLLKEKQE